The sequence ctggtcaactactgagagggggggtgaatcagtagatagaaaaattgatattaacttcaccaatcttagaatcaacctctcaaagtaaacttagaactatcaatgcaatatcattgtcaagattaaactatcaagttaaaccggttgtctgttacaatagattaacagtaaacaacttgaaactcacaaacatccaaataattttactgacataagtaaaacttcatttcatattgttgtcggttatcatgacttatcaaagtggattaagtagttaagcaaatcaaccatataaaacataaccacaaaaacattcaccacttgacacaatattttgacgtggaaacccaaatgggaaaaaccatggtgagatgagactcacaagataactatctaaactcttctgaagtttgccctattaggagccaagcctgttaaagctttacaaaaattcctgttaagaacagatcctgttagggaccacccggttaagggattgactataatgccttgttagaagcaataccctgtgaggagtaacctcagtagaggatttaaaatccaagctaatggaccatctggttagaggatttgaataacaccaagcttgttagagcttacccggttaggggattttgatatgttgtaattattagaaaacaacaggggtttgatgatctgtttgaatagcactacgcttgcttgttcagatccttttcatgctcctatctgcatttacacaaactgcagatacatcatccgattcggcaaccacacactcaaatgAAACTTTTCCAACTCTTAAAGAAAAACAactcgaccttataaacaaatcaataggtcgataacacaacaaaaacctaattctctcatagagattacaaacaagttggttcaagtatgaccgttggattacataacaatctctacacatcattcaagaaagccttgaccactccttgatcaccgcttcatcgaactcagtaactcatcacacgctttgcattacatgcaatatacttgttcattccctagacaaaaaccattatctcaatgcgccaaaaacactttgaaactctctacATACAATAAGCATACTTGTCATAaccattaccgctcatcatcagatcataaactaatataaccaattcaccaaacttaatcggttagggtttatcaaatcaataggtagggtttaccagttcaactctccaatacttagcaatatcggttatagttccctttcactagctcttcctattggttacaaaacaacattacaacaatatcattaccggttaattgacatcaatgacaacataacatatcattaatgcaattttcatgcaaatgccaacatggtCATCTTATATTAGATCATGAATCAACTCAAATAATCACATTGAAATAGCTAGACAATATCTTATCACTTCATTTTATTCATAAATAAGTTTTGAGTaaggacaatttttttttgaaagaaaacatATGTTAACAAGTTTGACAAGATTGTGTAGTTATAAAGTTTGAAAtgtaattaaaatatttcatcCTTTTATAGGTaattatatttagatatttaatttaatttaaggaatattaaatattcaaaaaGTCAACAAAAATAATAGTGTCATTAAAATTAATCATCAACTAGTTTGTTCATCTTTGAGATATTGATTTTGTTTGTTTATGCTACTAGTTTCTACATTTAGCTATGACTGATAATTCTTTATCTTTAGACTGTCTTTTAAGAAAGTGACATCTTTGTAATCTTGGGACTCCATTTAGGGATCGGTCGTCATATGTTCTTCAACCTTATGTGATGCATATGGCTCTAAGACAATGTTTGTTATAAGCTAAGTATGTATTTTCTATTCTAGACTGTTTGTCTTCTACTCTCCTTGACAGTTTGTTGACTGTCTTATTGTGTTCTATTCTTGTATTATTTCAATAAAAAAagaataatttataattataaCCATTAAATCCTAAAgttttatttgacaaatgacatcTAACATTTTTTACATGTATTTCATTTAAAACAAattttttcaattgattgattttaATATAATTAGTATTTTCTCTAATGAAATGTAGGTTGGGATATTGCAGATTGAGAACATTTACCTTGGATTTATTAATATGTTAGAACAATTAATTGTGAAGCATATGCATGAATAATTCAAGACTATTGACCATTTTTACTTTGTAATCTtcatttattattaataaattttgcAACCCTTTTATTAAAAaatccattaaaaaataaaaagaaacacaAAAACTCTAATTTACGTAAACAACTCTTTCAAAATACCCCTTCTACACAAAGGTTCAAGTGCTCATATTAAAAATGAAAACATGCTTTTTAAACTAAATTATGCAATCCTCTATTATACAGAGGATTTGGCGGGAAGGTGAACTGCTTCACAATCTCTCAGGAATAGTCAGGATTCACAATCCGGGCCAACGTCCGTTGTCTCAAATTGGGTAGCTTCAAACTCTGAAAAATCAATACAAACTTTGCAAATAGATCATATCTACAGAAACCCTAAAAACCATAAGCTACTTGGGCTGTATCGTGCCGGACACCTGATAAGCCCCACTATATTCAAATAGGCTTTTATGTGCCTTTTTCCTTTGTACAGGCAGAACCATGGAAatatcttcctcatcttcaccataCAACTTACGAATCCCTTTTCCACCAATACGGCCACTTTGTGGGCTGTCTGTGATGGAATCACAGGAGCCTTGCATGTCTACAATGGATTCCAGTTCCTTTACCACTTCCCTCATGGTGGGTCTTTCGGCGCCCGAATCCTTAAGGCAGCTTAAGGCCAAACCTAAGAACTCTCCAAACCCTCTGAGGTTATCTTGTCGTAATACAGGATCCATTAATTCCTCTTGCAAGCTTGCTACACCCCCATTTTACAAGACATTTTTCACCAGTACAACAATGTATTTCCCTCCTTCAATGGGTAGGCGTCCTGTAATCAACTCCAGCAAAACAATACCATAACTGTACACATCGCTTTTCTTACTGAGCTGCTGGGTTATGTAGTATTCCGGATCCAAGTATCCCTGCACCAAATATAATAACACCATGTCCCAGTGAGCCTTCAAATTGGCAAGTGTGACTCGCTCTATTTTGGCTGCTTTGTCCCAATTGTGTAGATGATTTTTTTCCTTCTATGGTTCCAGGGAGATAGAAATGACTATCCAGTTTTTAGGATGCATCAATGCACAAGTTTATAGATGATTAGGGAGATAGAAATGACTATCCAGTTTTTAGGATGCATCAATGCACAAGTTTATAGATGATTAGGCAATTATATTTGCAAATGAGTACAATTGATCAATAGAGCTTTGAAAGTGCAAGTAGCTTAGAATGAAGAGGACAAACATACAATTTTGTCTGCTTTGAAATTGCAAtacaattttgtttttcaaatAAACATCTTTTCAGCCACTAGAATGCACCAATGCATCAATTATCCTCATACACTAGAACATATATATTAAtgcatcctaaaaattagaaagacGTTtctctgagaaagaatgcaccaatgTATAAATTATCCTCATACACTAGAACATATATATTAAtgcatcctaaaaattagaaagacGTTTCTCTGAGAGACACAGTTGTGTGCTTGTCCTGTTCACTCTAAACTACTTGTACTTTCATAGCTCTATTGACCAATTTTGCTCATTTGTGGATGTTAATAGCCTAGTCATTTGGGGATATTGCTACATTTTTTTTCCGTTCATTGTTTTACTGACTGATTGAAGGGTAATTCATAATTTTAAGGCATACATACCATTGTCCCTTTGACTTGACTTGAGACGTGGCTTTTGCTTCCAGCATTTACACCTGTATCGGCAACCAACTTGGACAGACCAAAATCTGCAACCATAGCATTTAGATTCTCATCCAGCAATATGTTATTGGACTTGACGTCTCTGTGTATGATGGGGGGATTGGCAAGCTCATGCAGATAGTTCAATCCCTTGGCACAATCCAGGGCTATTTGTAGCCTTTTTGACCAGTCCAGTTTAGATTCACCTGACATTGAAAGAATTGATTTTATCAATGTCTTATAATGATCTGGATTAAGAAACAAATCTAAAATATATTTTTCTGTTCCAGAATTTCTCATACAACTAAAACTTAATCTACAAAATCACTTCTAACTCACAAAATTTCATTGTTCAAAATATAAAAGCAATATATAAAATGATTAAAATGGTATCCAGTGTTCTTCTAATCCTTGTGTCAAAACTTTATAGAACCACAATCTGATATATTAGCACAGCCTCACAAGAACTGTCCATTTGTATAGCCGGCAAGCTTGATATCCTGTGTATTTAATATTCAGTGAAGCAGAGCATCCCTTCTAGAAATCCTGATTGAGTTACAAGTATGAGCATGTGGATGTGACATTCAATTCAGCTTAGTTTAGTCACAATCAATCCAGAAAAAGACATTTCCTTACAAAGAAAGGCAAGAGTTCACTGGCAGCTACTTCAATTAATTGCAAAGTTGAAACTTGGAAACATAGGGCAGGGAAAATGCAGAGCTGGCTTTTTCCTATATTTTTGAATGGAAGATGTTTGAAATGTTTTTTGTGGAACTGCTGGGTGATAGGTTTATAGAAATATCCCCTTATGGTAAAGCTTGAGAGCagttttatagattttttattttctgcaaGAATGTCAGTTCAGTTGATGGTTTTAGTGTCTATCAGCTTTATGTAGTAGTCTTTTGATGGTAAAATTCATAGTTTTACTCTCATGTTTAAGGTTCATCTGCAGCCTCTTGAGATGCTTCATTGCAAGACTGTTATGTACATTTGACTTTTGTTCGTGGTTTTCATACTGGACATACTATTGTTTAAGAAAAACACccattttctcattatagaaatgAGGATAAGATTTTACCATTGAGATTTTCTCTTAGAGTTCCATTCGGCATATACTCGTATACCAGCATCTGTTCTCCTTGCTCGGTGCAAAAACCAATGAGCCCCACCAAGTTTTTATGGTGAACCCGGGACAAGAGCTCAATCTCATTTTTGAATTCTGTTCCACCCTGCAATGATCCCTGCTGAGCTCTTTTGATAGCTACCATTTCACCTTCTGGTAACATTGCCTTATATACCTGCAAAAAATGCCGGAATGACGAGGCGTTTTTTCCAGAAAAAATGTTTAAAAGATATGCATGTAGCTTAAACCTATTTCAAACCACAATCAAACAAACATCAAAATCCCCCACATATTTTACAACTGTAGATGTCCATACCCTTCCATATCCTCCCGAGCCAATTGCATTGCTCTCAGAGAAATTATTTGTAGCCTCCTTTATTTCAGCAAATGAAAACCATCTAGCACCTTTCAGTCTAGGGGTGTTTACACTATCCATGCTATTGGCTCCCCATGAAGCTGCAACAATCAAAACAAAAGCTGCATatgaaaccaattgaccaaatatatTAAGCATGTTGGGTATaactataaataattgtaatccTCCTTGGTTTAGTGATGAGTTGGTGAGTTAAACAATTCTTCAGGAGTTCCAATGGCATGTCAAAGAAAGGAATGAGAATGAAACCTAGTAATTCTTTTTTTTGCAATTGAGCCTGGACATGCTCAAGCTTCAACTCAAACCCAATCACATTGAAAATTCTCCAATGGAGGTAGACATTTATCTGTGCCTAATTACATGAGGAACCATCTCAACAAAGGTATGTTTACTGAAGCAAATTAGGAGAAAAGAGAGAAAATACTGTACCAAAGGGTTTGTGGATTTCAATGGCCTTCTCTGCTCTTTTCTTTTGCCTTAGTGCATAAAGTCCTGTTATAATAACCACAAGAGCCAAGCAAAATGCTCCAAAAGCTATTCCAACAATAAACCCCAAACGTAGACCTTTGCTAGATTCTTCAGTCCCTGCAATCAGCCAACCAAGCAAAATATGGTCACTTACAGTCTCTTGCTATGGCCCATTATAAATAGGGTCTATGAGTATTTAACCCAGCTtgaaattcaattctttttttaccAATGATATATGGAGTTGCTATAAAGAAAAATGGTCCAAATCCCTCTGGAGGTTTGTAAACTTGTTTGCTTAGATTGAAACCAATCTGAATAACCTCTGATCGGGTAAATAACTCAGTATCCACAGGGAATAGCTGCACTGATATGATCAGATAGTCACTGCTATCAAAATGGAGGCGAAAAAGATGCACTGCATCTACACCCAACTTGGTCTTAAGACTCTCCTCCAAGTTTTTGAATCTCTCTGTATCTCTCAGATCTGAAAATGAGGGAGCCCTAAATTTCAATATACCCTCATAAGGTTGTTGGCACTTGCATGTCCTAGGATTGAGCGTCAGGTTTCCAGAGCATTTGTTGTTCTCACATTGTGCCATATTTGTTTCATAGCTTTTCTCAGATACAATGTTTTGACATGATTTAGTGCTTGAAAGATTAGTTCCTGGGTTACAAATTGGGTTTCCTGCAATCCTGTAAATTAAACAGAGGTAATCAGAACCAAAAAAACCTTTTTTGTCCATGTGGTCGTAAAGAAATTCCATAATAGTTGTATCAACAATAACAAAAGAATAGCCCACTGTACTTAAGTGAAACTTCAATCATTTGTAGGAAATTTAATAAGTTTTTTTTGAATTTATGTTCGAGCAATTAGTTATGAAAGATAAAACTGTATAATTGATTTTTCTTTGTTGAAACGATGaccatttttattttatatttttcttcgaTGATTAATAATTTTTTACTGATACACTCACCATAAAGCGGTTGTACGGCCTTCCACATCAGCTTCAGTTATATTGTTATTTCTAAGGTCTATCCATTGCAGTGCACTTGAATCACTGATGTCAATTTTTACTATTCCATTCAACTTGTTGTTTTTCATTCGTACTGTTTGAAGTACTGGCAGATtaaaatttgttgaagaaaatcCAGATACGCTGCAATTATCCATGACTCTGTAACAACCAAACAAATTATTAGATCAttcatttagattaattttttttttcccagCCCAAATACCATTGGAATTTTGAATAACTTACATGGTGATCAATTCTTTTGAGTCGGTTAACCAGCGAGGGAGTTTGAATGAATTGTAGGAATTGTTGCTCAAGTCTCTGCGATTCAAATGAATCAGAGATGTCGCAATAGtaaaattaaattcttaaaatcAACTGTCTTTATAATATCACCCACTTACATGTATTGGAGCTCATTTAAGGTAGATAAATCTGGTATATCACCATTCAGTCTATTGTTTGATAAGTTCCTAAAAACATCACACAATGATCCATTTTAGTATTTTACCATATACATTAAACTAAACaggatatttaatttaaaaattataaaataatttatttattttactaaaaatattaaataaaataaatatattaaaattcttATAATCTTATAATCATAaatttatgaaatattttataataaatcaatttaaaaaaaaaaatgcaatataactcttataaatatatattatttatatgttGATGAAAAATGGCTATGAGTTCTGCATATCGGCATCTTCACCTCGGTGATCATCATTCTCATCAGGGCAAGGGTTGCAACGTTGTTGGAAGGCTTTCATTTGGCAGGGAAATGTCTTCACAAAACCATCTATGGCAATTGGTAAAGAGTGGAAGAGCTGCTAGGGCAGAAAAAATGGAGGCTAGGGTTACTCTGGAATGGTCAAATGTGTGGCTGATCCCCATCACCTCGCGAATCCCTGGCTGCACCACCAACGCAAATTGCATACCACTGAGATTTCAAGCAAATGCTTCTAGTCCTGGCCATCCCCTTCGAAAGCCACAAAATATATCTCGCCCACATACCGATCATGTGGAGGGTTATAAAGGACTTGCCATGGATGGAGGAAGGGCAATGCCATATCATGGCCCTAATTTAGTTAATTCAAAGTCAGCTTTGAGGTTGGGGAACTCACTCCACCATGAAAGAAAGAATGCTATCAAAGCAACAAGGAGCGAGGGTGCCCTAACATTGATAAATCCCGACCCAGATTGCATCAAGATTTTGAATCCCAAGGAAGCCATGGAATTAAGGAACTATTGTAGAGGTCATGAGCTCTTTGCAAAATCGGGAGGGAATAATCAACCTCTCGTCGGAATAGCTGAATGGTGGAAAACAACATTCCACAAGCAGAATATATTTTTTACAAAGGTGCAAATTTCAATTTTATTGAATGGCAACCTAAATTCAATGCTAATAGATATGAATTCAAAACAATATCGAAATGGGTAGAAATTCATAATGTTCATGTTGAATTAATGCATGCCAAAATTCTTATAAAAATTGGGGATAAATTGGGCAAATTCATAGCTGTAGAAAAAAAATGGTCGAATAAATCTGATATAAAACTGTTAATAGAAGTAAATAAGGGTATGGATAATCTAAAAAACATAACCCTAGAGACAGTAGATGGTAATTACACCCTAAAACCAGTATGGTATATTGGCTCGGTATCTGAAGATTTAGCATTCTGCAAAAGGTTGAACCCTAATTTATAGAAGTCTCAGGTGAAGGCAAGAGATAAAGTCTCAGGTGAAGGCAAGAGATAACCACAGAGCATCGAAAgatataataaatattcaatttaacAATGATAGGGGCAGATTTATTATAAACATTGGTCAGCAAGAGACTGTTAATATCCCAACCCCACCTCCTTCCCTGGTCTTGCATAACAGTCCAAACAGAgctgaaaataacaatgaaactccTGCTTATGATAATGAGGATCTAATCCAAGCAgaactgaacaatgtcatagaaaACTTAATGGGGAAATTAGCTGAAGAATTTGTCGAGGAGGTACTCATTGATACTCCGATAAATAGGGCAAATAATGTCATCACCTTGAATCCAGAATATGCTCGGACCCCCCTAAAAACCCCCTCATTAAACATCAACCCAACTGAGGTTGCTAAAGAGGAAAACATCACAGTTTCTCCCACATTGGAGGAATCTCCTATTGTGGAAGGATTTaatgcaaatgaggaaagagaatTCATTGTTAATGAACCGATTAGTATGCTGGAAGGGGAAAATAGCTTATTATAAGATAATAACTCAATCAACCCACAAAACAAAGGTATCCTCTAGATGGGAGGTGAGAAACTAACTCCAGACTATGGCAAAACCATGAGCAACAAAAGAGGTcggaagtcttttttagacaaaaaAAAGATGGACGGGGATGCAGAGGGGCAGGCCAAAATCACAACCATGTTGGGGCAAGGAAAATCTCCCCTTCCCCTCGTAAAGGAATAAATAtactaacatggaatgttaggggtatggGGGCCCCTAACAAACAAAGATTAATTAAGCGAAGCATACTGAAATCTACTATAGACCTAGTTatgctacaagaaacaaaactGGGTAAGACTGATATGAACAATTTTAGCAGAAAATTCATCCAATGGCAAATTGAAATGGTGGAGTCTATAGGGGCATCGGGTGGATTGAGTATAATGTGGAAAAAGAACTCAATTGCAtttacatgccataccaagatgcaAAATTGGATGGCTGGTAAAGTAAGAGCTCTTAGTCTAAATCTTGAGTTTATCATCATTAATGTATATGGCCCAATACCAATAGATAAAAAGAGATTAGTTTGGCAGGAAATTGAACATTTCTTAAACAATCAAGATGagaaacacatcatcataggtggtgacttcAACACCATCTTGTACTCAACTAATAAAAGTGGTGGGATAATAACCATAAGACAACCACAAAGAGACTTCATAAACTAGATAAATAACAATAACCTTCTGGAAATATGGACTGAGATGAGTTTTCAcacatggaataatagaagaaaaggtttctccaacattgcagaaacactTGACAAATTTTTCCTCAAAGGAGACCTAACCGACCTCAAAAGATAATTAAAAACTACCGTATTGCCATGGTCAGGCTTTGATCATTACCCGGTGCTATTAGAACTTATGGGGGAAGCAAAGCAGATTGGGTGTCCCTTCAAGTTCGAAATGATGTGGTTTACACATGAAGACTTCCTCCCCAACATACAGAAATGGTGGAAGGATAGTGTCTTTGAAGGATCTAAGATGTATTGTCTTGTCTCTAAGCTGAAAGAGATTAAACACAAACTGTTAGAGTGGaagaaaaagaaattcaaaaacatcTTCGAGGAGAAGTCAAGATTTGAAAAAGAGTTGGAAACAATAAATAATGTTGTGATGCAAAATGGGATGACCTATGAAACATACAAGGCCGAAAAATAACTTTTATGTGAATATGAAGACATTCTGGCCAAAGAAGAGATATAATGGAAATAGAAATCTTGAGAGACATGGTTagaagatggagatagaaacactaaattttttcacaatAGTGTCAAAATGAAAAGGGCAGCAAATAAGATTACTTGGATCATTAATGACAGTGATCAAATCAttatagatcaaaatctgatcgcAAAAGATGCTACCAAGTACTTTGAAAATATTCTCAATAACTAGGAGCACTCGGACCTCCCTAACAATAGAACCTTATTAAATAACATACCCAAACTAATAACAAAGGGTGATAATCAAATGTTAAACTCTAAAATCACCCATGAAGAAGTCAAAATGGTTCTGGCACAATTTCAAGGAGACAAAGCCCCTGGACCAGATGGCTTCCTTGCTgttttttttcagaaatgttggcacATCTTAGGGGATGAGTTTACTAATGCCTTGGAATCTTCCCATAATGTAGGGAAGTTTCTAAAAGagatcaataataccttcttggccttaattccaaagaaggagaatccctcaaagtgggaagaattcatgcccatttctttatgcaacatgacttataaactactagctaaagtcatggccaatagactaaaaaaattactgcctaccataatatcagaagaacaaactagctttgtacccaatagatcaattttggatggGATTATTATAGTCCAGGA is a genomic window of Cryptomeria japonica chromosome 7, Sugi_1.0, whole genome shotgun sequence containing:
- the LOC131047210 gene encoding leucine-rich repeat receptor protein kinase HPCA1 isoform X2, with the translated sequence MRTRYFGGLCLIFLCMASLCFVVTGVTNNEDASALYLMSLLWENTVPTNWMSGTDPCDSHWDGVACTDGRITSLKLSSVGLKGALSNKIGSLTALQTLDLSYNKDLTGRLPNSIGNLVSLRILIVIACNFNGHLPTELGNLTNLSFLALNSNKFTGPIPPTLGKLTNLEWFDIADNELTGSLPVSNATQSGLDKLVNAQHFHFNLNHLSGTIPPELFSGNMNLLHILFDSNEFEGQIPTTLGLVNTLTVLRLDRNQITGSIPSNISNLVSLEELNLSNNRLNGDIPDLSTLNELQYIDLSNNSYNSFKLPRWLTDSKELITIVMDNCSVSGFSSTNFNLPVLQTVRMKNNKLNGIVKIDISDSSALQWIDLRNNNITEADVEGRTTALWIAGNPICNPGTNLSSTKSCQNIVSEKSYETNMAQCENNKCSGNLTLNPRTCKCQQPYEGILKFRAPSFSDLRDTERFKNLEESLKTKLGVDAVHLFRLHFDSSDYLIISVQLFPVDTELFTRSEVIQIGFNLSKQVYKPPEGFGPFFFIATPYIIGTEESSKGLRLGFIVGIAFGAFCLALVVIITGLYALRQKKRAEKAIEIHKPFASWGANSMDSVNTPRLKGARWFSFAEIKEATNNFSESNAIGSGGYGRVYKAMLPEGEMVAIKRAQQGSLQGGTEFKNEIELLSRVHHKNLVGLIGFCTEQGEQMLVYEYMPNGTLRENLNGESKLDWSKRLQIALDCAKGLNYLHELANPPIIHRDVKSNNILLDENLNAMVADFGLSKLVADTGVNAGSKSHVSSQVKGTMSFLSPWNHRRKKIIYTIGTKQPK
- the LOC131047210 gene encoding leucine-rich repeat receptor protein kinase HPCA1 isoform X1, encoding MRTRYFGGLCLIFLCMASLCFVVTGVTNNEDASALYLMSLLWENTVPTNWMSGTDPCDSHWDGVACTDGRITSLKLSSVGLKGALSNKIGSLTALQTLDLSYNKDLTGRLPNSIGNLVSLRILIVIACNFNGHLPTELGNLTNLSFLALNSNKFTGPIPPTLGKLTNLEWFDIADNELTGSLPVSNATQSGLDKLVNAQHFHFNLNHLSGTIPPELFSGNMNLLHILFDSNEFEGQIPTTLGLVNTLTVLRLDRNQITGSIPSNISNLVSLEELNLSNNRLNGDIPDLSTLNELQYIDLSNNSYNSFKLPRWLTDSKELITIVMDNCSVSGFSSTNFNLPVLQTVRMKNNKLNGIVKIDISDSSALQWIDLRNNNITEADVEGRTTALWIAGNPICNPGTNLSSTKSCQNIVSEKSYETNMAQCENNKCSGNLTLNPRTCKCQQPYEGILKFRAPSFSDLRDTERFKNLEESLKTKLGVDAVHLFRLHFDSSDYLIISVQLFPVDTELFTRSEVIQIGFNLSKQVYKPPEGFGPFFFIATPYIIGTEESSKGLRLGFIVGIAFGAFCLALVVIITGLYALRQKKRAEKAIEIHKPFASWGANSMDSVNTPRLKGARWFSFAEIKEATNNFSESNAIGSGGYGRVYKAMLPEGEMVAIKRAQQGSLQGGTEFKNEIELLSRVHHKNLVGLIGFCTEQGEQMLVYEYMPNGTLRENLNGESKLDWSKRLQIALDCAKGLNYLHELANPPIIHRDVKSNNILLDENLNAMVADFGLSKLVADTGVNAGSKSHVSSQVKGTMGYLDPEYYITQQLSKKSDVYSYGIVLLELITGRLPIEGGKYIVVLVKNVL